Proteins encoded together in one Dermacentor variabilis isolate Ectoservices chromosome 2, ASM5094787v1, whole genome shotgun sequence window:
- the LOC142571792 gene encoding aquaporin-7-like isoform X3: MLDSAKIKNAVVREVLAELLGTFVLVLFGNTVLAVVTFDRAPNLGYAAAFWGWALALMLGVLVAGGVSGAHLNPAITVAVTTVGKFPWRKIVPYMVAQYLGAFLASVILFLTYRGALDHYDGGVRAVTGENATAGIFASYPQEFVSTGNGLVDQIVGTALLVLAILAITDSRNMSVPQGMQPLFIGLALGGLILCFGYNCGAPLNPARDLAPRVFTAMAGWGVEVFSYRDYNWFWVPIVGPHIGAIVGAWLYTLTVELHWPGSSYDMDSGNAVSAKDDAYGQDGVRM, from the exons TTGTTCGGCAACACGGTGCTGGCTGTGGTGACCTTCGACCGGGCGCCAAACTTGGGTTACGCCGCCGCCTTCTGGGGATGGGCGCTGGCGCTTATGCTGGGCGTGCTGGTGGCCGGCGGTGTCTCCG GAGCCCACCTGAACCCGGCCATCACGGTCGCCGTGACCACGGTAGGCAAGTTCCCGTGGCGCAAGATCGTTCCTTACATGGTAGCACAGTACCTGGGTGCATTCCTCGCCTCCGTTATACTGTTCCTCACGTATCGCG GCGCACTGGACCATTACGACGGTGGAGTGCGGGCGGTGACGGGTGAAAACGCTACGGCGGGAATCTTCGCCTCCTATCCTCAGGAATTCGTCAGCACTGGTAACGGCCTGGTCGACCAG ATCGTGGGTACCGCGCTGCTGGTACTCGCCATCCTGGCCATCACGGACTCGCGCAACATGTCCGTGCCGCAGGGCATGCAGCCTCTCTTCATCGGCCTCGCCCTGGGCGGGCTCATCCTCTGCTTTGGCTACAACTGTGGAGCGCCCCTGAACCCGGCGCGAGACCTGGCACCCAGGGTGTTCACTGCCATGGCCGGATGGGGCGTTGAGGTCTTCAG CTACCGGGATTACAACTGGTTCTGGGTACCCATCGTGGGCCCGCATATCGGCGCCATCGTGGGCGCCTGGTTGTACACGCTGACTGTGGAGCTTCACTGGCCCGGATCGAGCTACGACATGGACAGCGGTAACGCGGTATCTGCCAAGGACG ATGCTTACGGACAAGACGGGGTTCGAATGTGA
- the LOC142571792 gene encoding aquaporin-7-like isoform X2, with product MLDSAKIKNAVVREVLAELLGTFVLVLFGNTVLAVVTFDRAPNLGYAAAFWGWALALMLGVLVAGGVSGAHLNPAITVAVTTVGKFPWRKIVPYMVAQYLGAFLASVILFLTYRGALDHYDGGVRAVTGENATAGIFASYPQEFVSTGNGLVDQIVGTALLVLAILAITDSRNMSVPQGMQPLFIGLALGGLILCFGYNCGAPLNPARDLAPRVFTAMAGWGVEVFSYRDYNWFWVPIVGPHIGAIVGAWLYTLTVELHWPGSSYDMDSGNAVSAKDAPRFQLANQNEAIF from the exons TTGTTCGGCAACACGGTGCTGGCTGTGGTGACCTTCGACCGGGCGCCAAACTTGGGTTACGCCGCCGCCTTCTGGGGATGGGCGCTGGCGCTTATGCTGGGCGTGCTGGTGGCCGGCGGTGTCTCCG GAGCCCACCTGAACCCGGCCATCACGGTCGCCGTGACCACGGTAGGCAAGTTCCCGTGGCGCAAGATCGTTCCTTACATGGTAGCACAGTACCTGGGTGCATTCCTCGCCTCCGTTATACTGTTCCTCACGTATCGCG GCGCACTGGACCATTACGACGGTGGAGTGCGGGCGGTGACGGGTGAAAACGCTACGGCGGGAATCTTCGCCTCCTATCCTCAGGAATTCGTCAGCACTGGTAACGGCCTGGTCGACCAG ATCGTGGGTACCGCGCTGCTGGTACTCGCCATCCTGGCCATCACGGACTCGCGCAACATGTCCGTGCCGCAGGGCATGCAGCCTCTCTTCATCGGCCTCGCCCTGGGCGGGCTCATCCTCTGCTTTGGCTACAACTGTGGAGCGCCCCTGAACCCGGCGCGAGACCTGGCACCCAGGGTGTTCACTGCCATGGCCGGATGGGGCGTTGAGGTCTTCAG CTACCGGGATTACAACTGGTTCTGGGTACCCATCGTGGGCCCGCATATCGGCGCCATCGTGGGCGCCTGGTTGTACACGCTGACTGTGGAGCTTCACTGGCCCGGATCGAGCTACGACATGGACAGCGGTAACGCGGTATCTGCCAAGGACG CACCTCGATTCCAATTGGCGAATCAGAATGAGGCAATTTTTTAG